In a single window of the Prochlorococcus marinus str. AS9601 genome:
- a CDS encoding AIR synthase — MSLVRTLDRPFINFLMTEIVNLAISQSAASELSRQASFGGSPGEMSIDLVEDKNCSEGWMHIKLRPGTFNGSPISRTEGVTLYADVKKFNLLKDLKLDYYGDLSGGGFLISTPKNAKRCSCGSGFKLL; from the coding sequence ATGTCCCTGGTTCGAACCCTGGATCGCCCATTTATTAATTTTCTAATGACTGAGATCGTCAATCTTGCAATCAGTCAAAGTGCTGCTTCAGAACTATCTAGGCAAGCTTCTTTTGGAGGTTCTCCAGGAGAGATGTCGATTGATTTAGTGGAGGATAAAAATTGTTCCGAAGGATGGATGCATATTAAATTAAGGCCAGGTACATTTAATGGATCCCCTATTTCAAGAACTGAAGGAGTAACTTTATACGCGGATGTAAAAAAGTTTAATTTACTGAAAGATTTAAAATTAGATTATTACGGTGATTTGAGCGGTGGTGGATTTCTTATTTCAACACCAAAAAATGCAAAACGTTGTTCTTGTGGTTCTGGTTTCAAACTTTTGTAG
- the mazG gene encoding nucleoside triphosphate pyrophosphohydrolase, with translation MSSNNRYKLEKNSDLETINSFKILISNIKALKDKSWGCPWQKIQSHISLIPFLYEESNEFIDAIYEKNAVNICEELGDLLLQVMLHSEIGYEEKEFTLNDVIKNLNKKIIYRHPYIFNKKEKVSLKKSQQIWLNIKNLEKEAPHMKSSISRNLNLKIKNLPPTVGTDKITNVVKEHGFKWGSTDEIFKKLEEEINELKEAIKSKNDSEIKNEFGDIYFTLLNLSNFLKINPESALQKTNIKFLDRFSIVEEHAGDNIKKQTPKDFQRLWQIAKQKLAGKIPKSK, from the coding sequence ATGTCCTCAAACAATAGATATAAATTGGAAAAAAATTCCGATTTAGAGACTATAAATAGTTTTAAAATCTTAATATCTAATATCAAAGCATTAAAAGATAAATCTTGGGGCTGCCCTTGGCAGAAAATACAGTCTCATATATCGTTGATCCCATTTTTGTATGAAGAAAGTAATGAATTTATAGATGCGATATATGAAAAAAATGCAGTTAACATATGTGAGGAGTTAGGAGATCTTTTATTACAAGTAATGCTTCATTCTGAAATCGGTTACGAAGAAAAAGAATTTACACTAAATGATGTTATAAAAAATCTAAACAAGAAAATTATTTATAGACATCCATATATTTTTAACAAAAAAGAAAAAGTATCATTAAAAAAATCACAACAGATTTGGTTGAATATAAAAAATTTAGAAAAAGAAGCACCTCATATGAAATCTTCAATTAGTAGAAATTTAAATTTGAAAATTAAAAATTTACCTCCAACAGTTGGAACAGATAAAATCACAAATGTTGTTAAGGAACATGGTTTCAAGTGGGGAAGTACTGATGAAATTTTTAAAAAGTTAGAAGAAGAGATTAATGAATTAAAGGAAGCAATTAAAAGTAAAAATGATTCAGAGATAAAAAATGAATTTGGGGATATTTACTTTACCCTTCTCAATCTCTCAAACTTTTTAAAGATTAATCCTGAATCAGCTCTTCAAAAAACTAATATAAAATTTTTAGACAGATTTTCAATCGTCGAAGAGCATGCAGGAGATAATATTAAAAAACAAACTCCTAAAGACTTTCAACGGCTTTGGCAAATAGCCAAACAAAAACTGGCGGGAAAAATTCCTAAAAGCAAATGA
- the speE gene encoding polyamine aminopropyltransferase: MTDITTWIDEYHKGSRFGLNGKILFKKTSKYQEIIVIENEYYGKALMLDGCWMTSLKDEKYYHECLVHPALSSIDEKSNVLIIGGGDGGTVRECVKYSKISKIDLVEIDEEVIKISKKFLKEIAGEAWNDKRLEIHIDDGVKWVEKTKDNFYDVIFIDCSDPSEFSNLLFSHSFYKECERILAPSGILATQSESPESFKNIHINILKSLKNIFKVSETMYSFVPIYPSGIWSWTFASSEDLSLSKQNYDEVVKIEKGCEIWNLNFQNAAFKMMPNKIVKELDS; the protein is encoded by the coding sequence ATGACAGATATTACAACATGGATAGATGAATATCATAAAGGCTCAAGATTCGGCCTAAATGGGAAAATTCTATTTAAAAAAACCTCAAAATATCAAGAAATTATTGTTATTGAAAATGAATATTATGGTAAAGCTTTAATGTTAGATGGTTGCTGGATGACATCATTAAAAGACGAGAAATATTATCATGAGTGTCTTGTGCATCCTGCATTAAGTAGCATTGACGAAAAATCTAATGTACTAATTATTGGCGGTGGTGACGGTGGTACTGTAAGAGAATGCGTTAAATATTCTAAAATATCAAAAATTGATCTAGTAGAAATTGATGAGGAGGTAATCAAAATATCTAAAAAATTTCTAAAAGAAATTGCAGGCGAAGCATGGAATGACAAAAGATTAGAAATACATATTGATGATGGCGTTAAATGGGTAGAAAAAACAAAAGATAATTTTTACGACGTTATATTTATAGATTGTTCAGATCCCTCAGAATTTTCAAATTTATTATTTTCACATTCTTTTTATAAAGAATGTGAAAGAATACTTGCACCATCGGGGATATTAGCAACTCAAAGCGAATCTCCTGAATCCTTCAAAAATATTCACATAAATATTTTGAAAAGCCTAAAAAATATATTTAAAGTTTCTGAAACTATGTATTCCTTTGTGCCTATATATCCAAGCGGGATTTGGAGTTGGACATTTGCTTCTTCAGAAGATCTAAGTTTATCAAAGCAAAATTATGATGAAGTCGTAAAAATAGAAAAAGGATGTGAAATTTGGAATTTAAATTTTCAAAATGCAGCATTCAAAATGATGCCAAATAAAATTGTAAAAGAACTAGATTCATAA
- the speB gene encoding agmatinase — MTKNLFDNENAIYMGAKRSPENCSIGIFGVNYDGTCSFKPGARFGPEAIRQVSSCLETYCPKIKKDLEDIMYVDFGSILIDKNDSKSVIESVKSATNYLISKRLSPIMLGGEHSITRGAIEALVKKYPDLILVQLDAHADLRESYIGNEHSHACTMKRCLEVLPEKKILQVGIRSGTKEEFEIMHNNNQLVNFCPGGNAYELKQALLPYAKCPIYLTIDLDWFDPSLLAGTGTPEPGGFFWNDFEEILKTLKNLRIVGSDIVELSPEIDRSGVSSIVAAKVLRSLILSLENMQ; from the coding sequence ATGACAAAAAATTTATTTGATAACGAAAATGCAATTTATATGGGAGCAAAAAGAAGTCCCGAAAATTGCTCAATTGGAATATTTGGAGTTAATTATGACGGGACATGTTCGTTTAAACCAGGAGCAAGATTTGGTCCAGAAGCAATAAGACAAGTCAGTTCTTGTTTAGAAACATATTGTCCAAAAATTAAAAAAGACTTAGAGGATATTATGTATGTTGATTTTGGATCAATACTAATTGATAAAAATGACTCAAAGTCCGTTATTGAATCGGTTAAATCAGCAACAAATTATTTAATCAGTAAACGCCTTAGTCCTATTATGCTCGGCGGCGAACACTCTATTACAAGAGGTGCAATTGAAGCATTAGTAAAAAAATATCCAGATTTGATATTGGTTCAACTTGATGCTCATGCAGATTTAAGAGAATCATATATAGGAAATGAACATAGTCATGCTTGTACTATGAAAAGGTGCTTAGAAGTGCTACCTGAAAAGAAAATTTTGCAAGTAGGAATTAGAAGTGGGACTAAGGAAGAATTTGAAATTATGCATAACAACAACCAATTAGTTAACTTTTGTCCAGGCGGAAATGCATATGAGTTAAAACAAGCTCTTCTTCCATACGCTAAGTGTCCAATCTATTTAACAATAGATTTAGATTGGTTTGATCCCAGTTTATTAGCAGGGACGGGCACTCCAGAACCGGGAGGATTTTTTTGGAATGATTTTGAAGAGATACTTAAAACTTTAAAAAACCTTAGAATCGTGGGATCAGATATTGTGGAATTATCTCCAGAAATTGATAGAAGCGGAGTAAGTAGCATAGTTGCAGCCAAAGTACTTAGAAGCTTAATTTTGTCATTAGAAAATATGCAATAA
- the gcvT gene encoding glycine cleavage system aminomethyltransferase GcvT, whose amino-acid sequence MDLLKSPLYSKYVESNAKLVDFAGWEMPISFSGLIKEHESVRYSAGLFDISHMGVISIKGINPKDYIQKLFPTNLYSFCEGQGLYTVMLNDKGGIIDDLIIYDLGIQKNDISELLLIVNASRYEEDFQWIKNNLNMSEISITNFKKDKVLLALQGKNSFGLFEEWIESSISHIPNFGCEYKIFEHISPKEKIFFSKTGYTGENGLEILLSKKAAINLWDFLISKNVAPCGLGARDTLRLEAGMHLYGQDINEETSPYEAGLGWLVHLENNHEFIGRRVLEEQSRLGIQKKLVGLSIKGKAIGRKGCAVLKGDENIGTITSGSWSPTKHQAIAFAYINTSHALINNEVEILIRGKKFNGVITKRAFYKKNY is encoded by the coding sequence ATGGATTTGCTAAAAAGTCCTCTTTATTCAAAATATGTTGAATCCAATGCAAAATTAGTGGATTTTGCAGGTTGGGAAATGCCCATATCATTTTCAGGATTAATTAAAGAGCATGAATCAGTTAGATATTCAGCAGGATTATTTGATATTTCTCACATGGGTGTGATTTCTATCAAGGGAATCAATCCAAAGGATTATATTCAAAAACTTTTTCCTACTAATTTATACTCCTTTTGTGAAGGTCAGGGGCTTTATACAGTAATGCTCAATGATAAAGGAGGAATAATAGATGACTTAATAATTTATGACCTTGGTATACAAAAAAATGACATATCAGAATTATTGTTAATAGTTAATGCAAGTAGATATGAAGAAGATTTTCAGTGGATAAAAAATAATTTAAATATGTCTGAAATTTCGATAACAAACTTTAAAAAAGACAAAGTACTTTTAGCACTACAGGGAAAAAACTCATTCGGTTTATTTGAAGAATGGATTGAATCTTCGATCTCACATATCCCTAACTTTGGATGCGAATATAAAATTTTTGAACATATTTCCCCTAAGGAAAAAATTTTCTTTTCAAAGACAGGCTATACGGGGGAAAATGGTCTAGAAATACTTTTATCTAAAAAAGCAGCAATTAATTTATGGGATTTCTTAATTTCTAAAAATGTTGCACCTTGTGGTTTAGGAGCTAGAGATACTCTTAGACTTGAAGCAGGCATGCATCTTTATGGGCAAGACATAAATGAAGAAACTTCTCCATATGAAGCAGGGTTAGGATGGCTAGTACATCTAGAAAATAATCACGAATTCATTGGCAGAAGAGTTCTTGAAGAACAGTCAAGATTAGGCATTCAAAAAAAGTTAGTTGGTCTCTCTATAAAAGGTAAAGCAATAGGAAGAAAAGGGTGCGCAGTGCTTAAAGGTGATGAAAATATTGGAACTATCACTAGCGGCAGTTGGTCTCCAACTAAACATCAAGCTATTGCTTTTGCATACATCAATACTTCGCATGCCTTAATAAATAATGAAGTTGAAATATTAATAAGAGGCAAAAAATTCAACGGGGTTATAACAAAAAGAGCGTTTTATAAAAAGAATTATTAA
- the aspS gene encoding aspartate--tRNA ligase, with protein sequence MRNKICEELNNTDIGKLVNLCGWVDRRRDHGGVIFIDLRDHSGFLQITINPDDGADLFKQAETLRNETVIMVSGIINERPKDSINTNLSTGELELKVKDLQILNQIKNNLPFPVSIHDYENTKEELRLKYRYLDLRRGKLLENLKKRHKIIKVAREFLDNFGFTEVETPLLTKSTPEGARDFLVPARLSNGEFFALPQSPQLFKQLLMVGGLDKYYQIAKCFRDEDLRADRQPEFTQLDIEMSFISEEEIISFNESLIKKIWKEVLNINFNNAFPRMTWQAAMDNYGTDRPDTRYQMLLKDLGGVLGNIGFNIFTKAIKSGGYIKSITVKGGNSSISNVRIKPGGDIFKVAQDAGAGGLAFIRVKGDELETIGAIKNNLSEEHIADILKITEAKDGDLILLGAGDKQIVNQSLDRVRQYIAKELNLIDKSKWNFLWVTDFPMFERNEDENRYEALHHPFCSPKNIKSKDSENLKKEIESSTANAYDLVLNGLELGGGSLRIHEANLQRQVLKTVGLTDKEIDEKFGFLIEALEMGAPPHGGIAFGLDRITMLIIGADSIRETIAFPKNQQAKCLLTNAPSNVSESQLKELDIEITIDE encoded by the coding sequence ATGAGAAACAAAATTTGTGAAGAACTCAATAATACAGATATTGGTAAATTAGTTAATTTATGCGGATGGGTAGATAGAAGAAGAGATCATGGTGGTGTAATTTTTATTGATTTAAGAGACCATAGTGGATTCCTACAAATAACAATTAACCCAGATGATGGTGCAGATCTATTTAAACAGGCAGAAACTCTAAGAAATGAAACAGTAATAATGGTCAGCGGAATTATTAATGAAAGGCCCAAAGATTCCATAAATACAAATTTAAGTACTGGAGAGTTAGAGCTTAAGGTTAAAGATTTGCAAATTCTCAACCAAATTAAAAACAACTTACCTTTTCCAGTATCTATACATGATTATGAAAATACAAAAGAAGAACTCAGATTAAAATATAGATACCTTGATTTAAGAAGGGGAAAATTACTAGAAAATTTAAAAAAAAGACATAAGATTATTAAAGTTGCTAGAGAATTTCTTGATAATTTTGGATTTACAGAAGTAGAGACCCCATTACTTACAAAGTCAACTCCTGAAGGGGCTCGTGATTTTCTTGTTCCTGCACGTCTTTCAAATGGAGAATTTTTTGCTTTACCTCAATCCCCACAACTCTTTAAACAACTTTTAATGGTTGGGGGCTTAGATAAGTATTATCAAATCGCAAAATGTTTCCGTGATGAAGACTTAAGGGCAGATAGACAGCCAGAGTTTACTCAATTAGATATTGAGATGAGCTTTATTAGTGAAGAAGAAATAATTTCTTTTAATGAAAGTCTCATAAAAAAAATATGGAAAGAAGTGTTAAATATTAATTTTAATAATGCTTTTCCAAGAATGACATGGCAGGCAGCAATGGATAATTACGGCACTGATAGACCAGATACTAGATATCAAATGTTATTGAAAGATTTAGGAGGAGTATTAGGTAATATTGGATTTAATATTTTCACCAAAGCAATTAAGTCTGGAGGGTATATAAAATCCATAACAGTCAAAGGAGGCAATTCAAGTATTAGCAATGTAAGAATTAAACCGGGAGGTGACATCTTCAAAGTAGCTCAAGACGCAGGAGCTGGTGGTTTAGCCTTTATAAGGGTCAAAGGAGATGAGCTTGAGACTATTGGGGCAATTAAAAATAATTTAAGTGAAGAGCATATAGCTGATATTTTAAAAATCACAGAAGCAAAAGATGGAGACTTAATCCTCTTAGGAGCTGGAGATAAACAAATTGTCAATCAGTCATTAGATAGGGTTAGACAATATATCGCAAAAGAATTAAATCTCATAGATAAAAGCAAATGGAATTTCTTATGGGTAACTGACTTCCCTATGTTTGAGAGAAATGAAGATGAAAATAGATATGAAGCTTTACATCATCCTTTTTGTTCTCCAAAAAATATAAAATCTAAAGATTCTGAAAACTTGAAAAAAGAAATTGAGAGCTCTACAGCAAATGCTTATGACTTAGTTCTTAATGGATTAGAGTTAGGAGGTGGCTCTTTACGTATTCATGAGGCGAACCTACAAAGACAGGTTCTGAAAACGGTAGGACTTACTGATAAAGAGATTGATGAAAAATTTGGATTTTTAATAGAAGCCTTAGAAATGGGGGCTCCTCCTCATGGTGGAATAGCGTTTGGATTGGATCGTATTACAATGCTGATCATTGGTGCAGATTCAATCAGAGAAACCATTGCGTTTCCAAAAAATCAACAAGCAAAATGTCTTCTCACAAATGCACCTTCCAATGTCTCTGAATCACAATTAAAAGAATTAGATATTGAAATAACAATTGATGAATAA
- a CDS encoding CTP synthase — protein sequence MSKFVFVTGGVVSSIGKGIVAASLGRLLKSRGYSVSILKLDPYLNVDPGTMSPFQHGEVFVTEDGAETDLDLGHYERFTDTAMTRLNSVTTGSIYQAVINKERRGNYNGGTVQVIPHITGEIRERIHRVAANSNADIIITEIGGTVGDIESLPFLEAIREFKNDVNRNDVAYIHVTLLPYIKTSGEIKTKPTQHSVKELRSIGIQPDLLVCRSDKSINEALKKKLSGFCGVNINSVIEALDADSIYSVPLSLKKEGLCKETLKYLDLEDKKCDLKNWEQLIHNLRNPGDPIKVALVGKYIELGDAYLSVVEALRHACIEQRALLDLHWVSAEMIENNSAETYLNEVDAIVVPGGFGNRGVNGKISAIKFARENKIPFLGLCLGMQCAVIEWARNVANLPDASSSELDPNTPNPVIHLLPEQEDVVDLGGTMRLGVYPCRLTKNTTGKNLYDEDVIYERHRHRYEFNNYYKQSFLDSGYKISGTSPDGRLVELIELENHPYFLACQYHPEFLSRPGKPHPLFKGLIKASQDKLTQSN from the coding sequence ATGTCAAAATTTGTATTTGTCACTGGAGGAGTAGTTTCTAGCATTGGTAAAGGGATTGTAGCTGCAAGCTTAGGAAGATTATTAAAATCTAGAGGATATAGTGTTTCAATATTAAAACTAGATCCATATCTAAATGTTGATCCAGGAACAATGAGCCCTTTTCAACATGGAGAAGTATTTGTAACCGAAGATGGGGCTGAAACCGATCTAGATTTAGGTCACTACGAAAGATTTACTGATACTGCAATGACTAGGTTAAATAGTGTGACTACTGGATCTATTTATCAAGCAGTTATTAATAAAGAAAGAAGAGGCAATTATAACGGTGGAACTGTGCAAGTAATACCTCACATAACGGGAGAAATTAGAGAAAGGATTCATAGAGTAGCCGCTAACAGCAATGCAGATATTATTATTACTGAAATTGGTGGAACAGTTGGTGATATTGAATCTCTACCTTTTTTAGAGGCAATAAGAGAATTCAAAAATGATGTCAATAGGAACGATGTTGCATACATACACGTAACATTACTTCCTTACATCAAAACCTCTGGCGAAATAAAAACTAAACCAACACAACATTCAGTGAAAGAATTAAGATCAATTGGAATTCAGCCAGATTTACTTGTATGCCGAAGTGATAAATCTATCAATGAAGCTCTTAAAAAAAAGCTTAGTGGTTTTTGCGGTGTCAATATCAACTCTGTAATTGAAGCTTTAGACGCAGACAGTATATATTCTGTACCTCTTTCTTTAAAAAAAGAAGGTTTATGCAAAGAAACCTTGAAGTATTTAGACCTTGAAGATAAAAAATGTGATTTGAAAAATTGGGAGCAACTAATACACAACCTAAGAAATCCTGGAGATCCAATAAAAGTTGCACTTGTAGGCAAATATATTGAACTTGGAGATGCATATTTATCCGTTGTTGAAGCTTTAAGACATGCATGCATTGAACAAAGGGCTTTATTAGATTTACATTGGGTAAGTGCTGAAATGATAGAAAACAATTCAGCAGAAACTTACTTAAATGAAGTTGATGCAATTGTTGTACCCGGGGGATTTGGTAATAGAGGAGTAAATGGAAAAATTTCGGCTATAAAATTCGCAAGAGAAAATAAAATTCCCTTTTTAGGTTTGTGCCTTGGCATGCAATGTGCAGTTATTGAATGGGCCAGGAATGTAGCTAATCTTCCAGATGCATCTAGTTCAGAACTAGACCCAAACACTCCAAATCCAGTGATACATTTATTACCAGAACAGGAAGATGTAGTTGATTTAGGTGGGACAATGAGACTTGGAGTTTATCCATGTAGACTGACAAAAAATACAACTGGAAAAAACTTATATGATGAGGATGTTATTTATGAGAGACATCGGCATAGATACGAATTTAATAATTACTACAAACAAAGTTTTTTAGATTCTGGATACAAAATTAGTGGTACATCACCAGATGGCAGATTAGTTGAGTTAATTGAGTTAGAAAATCATCCATACTTCTTAGCCTGTCAATATCATCCTGAGTTTTTATCAAGACCTGGCAAACCTCATCCTTTATTTAAAGGATTAATAAAAGCCTCTCAAGATAAGTTAACTCAATCAAATTAA
- a CDS encoding 7-carboxy-7-deazaguanine synthase QueE: MTNFLPLVEQFHSLQGEGYHAGKSAFFVRLAGCKVGCSWCDTKNSWDEKKHPSISIEKIIDRIKIARKKGASFCVITGGEPLQHNLDNFCKAIKKMTMGEEQKPIKIHIETSGVNSISGSYDWITLSPKRHSPPKNYFLKNCNEIKIIINEIEDIEFAIQIKKETLKQHQLSKGEDGLKKEDKIFYLQPAWNNANGFSLAIDFVKNNPDWKLSLQTHKYLKIN, translated from the coding sequence ATGACAAATTTTTTACCCTTAGTCGAACAATTTCATTCATTACAAGGTGAAGGTTATCACGCTGGAAAAAGTGCTTTTTTTGTAAGATTAGCCGGATGCAAAGTTGGATGTTCGTGGTGCGATACCAAGAATTCATGGGACGAGAAAAAACACCCTTCTATATCAATTGAAAAAATAATAGATCGCATAAAAATTGCCAGAAAAAAAGGAGCATCTTTTTGCGTTATTACAGGTGGAGAACCTTTACAACATAACTTGGATAATTTTTGCAAAGCTATAAAAAAAATGACAATGGGAGAAGAACAAAAGCCAATTAAGATTCATATTGAGACAAGTGGAGTTAATTCGATATCAGGAAGCTATGACTGGATTACTTTATCTCCTAAAAGACACTCACCTCCAAAAAATTATTTTTTAAAAAACTGTAATGAGATCAAAATAATCATAAATGAAATAGAAGATATTGAATTTGCTATTCAAATAAAAAAAGAAACTTTAAAACAACATCAACTCTCTAAAGGCGAAGATGGCTTAAAAAAAGAAGATAAAATTTTTTATTTACAGCCAGCATGGAACAATGCGAATGGTTTTTCTCTTGCTATTGATTTCGTAAAAAATAACCCCGATTGGAAATTGAGCCTTCAAACTCACAAATACTTAAAAATTAATTGA
- the queC gene encoding 7-cyano-7-deazaguanine synthase QueC, protein MTLKNKSIVVLLSGGLDSSTVTGIAKKSEAKIFGLSFDYGQRHKKELNSASIIAKHFDIDEFKIIKLDLSLWGGSSLTDTQKNIPIEGVQTNKIPNTYVPGRNTIFISVALSYAEAIDADFIGLGVNALDYSGYPDCRPDYIKKFQELADLANKRGRENNPIKLWTPLLDLNKEEIIKLAFDNHVPLDKTWSCYSGNSKPCGKCDSCRIRNAAYEKWLNNNNKK, encoded by the coding sequence ATGACTCTTAAAAATAAATCGATAGTAGTTTTATTATCTGGAGGTTTAGATTCTTCTACAGTTACTGGTATCGCCAAAAAATCCGAAGCTAAAATTTTTGGCCTTTCATTTGACTACGGTCAACGTCATAAAAAAGAATTAAATTCTGCATCAATAATTGCAAAACACTTTGATATCGACGAATTTAAAATCATTAAGCTTGACTTATCTTTATGGGGAGGCTCGTCATTAACTGATACTCAAAAAAATATTCCAATAGAAGGAGTGCAAACTAATAAAATTCCTAATACTTATGTTCCTGGGAGAAATACTATATTTATTTCCGTTGCACTAAGTTATGCCGAAGCAATAGATGCTGATTTTATAGGACTAGGAGTTAATGCACTAGATTATTCTGGTTATCCAGATTGCAGGCCTGACTACATTAAAAAATTTCAAGAGTTAGCAGATTTAGCCAATAAAAGAGGAAGAGAAAATAATCCAATAAAACTTTGGACACCACTATTAGATTTAAATAAAGAGGAAATTATTAAATTAGCTTTTGATAATCATGTCCCTTTAGATAAAACATGGAGTTGTTATTCGGGTAATTCAAAACCATGCGGTAAGTGTGATAGCTGCAGAATTAGAAATGCTGCTTATGAAAAATGGCTTAATAACAATAATAAAAAATGA
- a CDS encoding anthranilate synthase component I family protein — translation MKIKKIILEKWIDPALITHHLTKKFGDQGLAWLDSDGKENGEWSIIGIKPKKIIQSRDINNLDKTNNPFNNLRNIEKGFWIGWLSYEAGVYIEPKNPWKKSNMATLWIASYDPIIKCNLIKKEIIIEGTNSSELMNYKNIINNIKNIEEENIIKTKLNFDFSKINLDEMAEKFQKNILKLKKLISLGDIFQANLTTKCEIESSKNYNPLDIYLKIRRKLRAPFGGIIINNNYKEAVLSTSPERFLKIDNKNFVESRPIKGTRSRDKDLNQDALNAIDLITNEKDRAENIMIVDLIRNDLSKVCETGSIMVPEILKLESFLKVHHLTSVIRGKLKKDTNWIDLLKACWPGGSITGAPKLRSCQRLFELEKCERGPYCGSFLKLDWNGEFDSNILIRSFLVKDKKINIYAGCGIVIDSDPEEETDELKWKLLPLIDSLK, via the coding sequence ATGAAAATAAAAAAAATAATTCTAGAAAAATGGATAGATCCAGCACTGATTACGCATCATCTAACAAAAAAATTTGGAGATCAAGGATTAGCTTGGCTAGACAGCGATGGCAAAGAAAATGGGGAATGGTCAATAATAGGAATTAAACCTAAAAAAATAATCCAATCAAGAGATATCAATAACTTAGACAAAACTAATAATCCATTTAACAATTTAAGAAATATTGAAAAAGGATTTTGGATCGGATGGTTAAGTTATGAAGCCGGAGTTTACATAGAACCAAAAAACCCATGGAAAAAATCTAATATGGCAACTTTATGGATTGCATCATATGATCCAATCATTAAATGTAATCTAATAAAAAAAGAAATAATTATCGAAGGCACAAACTCATCTGAACTGATGAATTATAAAAACATAATCAACAATATAAAAAATATCGAAGAAGAAAATATTATTAAAACAAAGTTGAATTTTGATTTTTCAAAAATAAATTTGGACGAAATGGCTGAAAAATTTCAGAAAAATATTTTAAAATTGAAAAAATTAATTTCCTTAGGAGATATATTTCAAGCAAACCTAACAACTAAATGCGAAATTGAATCTTCCAAAAACTATAATCCTCTAGATATTTATTTGAAAATAAGAAGGAAATTAAGAGCTCCCTTTGGAGGAATAATAATAAATAATAATTATAAAGAGGCTGTATTATCTACCTCGCCAGAAAGGTTTTTAAAGATAGATAATAAAAATTTTGTAGAATCAAGACCTATCAAAGGAACTAGATCCAGAGATAAAGATTTAAATCAAGACGCACTTAATGCTATCGATTTAATAACTAATGAGAAAGATAGAGCCGAAAATATTATGATTGTTGACCTAATAAGAAATGATTTAAGTAAAGTTTGCGAAACAGGAAGTATTATGGTGCCAGAAATATTAAAACTTGAAAGTTTCTTAAAAGTTCATCATCTAACTTCAGTAATCAGAGGCAAATTAAAAAAAGACACGAACTGGATTGATTTACTAAAAGCTTGTTGGCCTGGGGGCTCTATAACTGGAGCACCTAAATTAAGATCATGCCAGAGACTTTTTGAATTAGAAAAATGTGAACGCGGACCATACTGTGGGTCATTTTTGAAGCTTGACTGGAATGGAGAGTTTGACAGCAATATACTAATAAGATCATTTTTAGTTAAAGACAAAAAAATCAATATATATGCTGGTTGCGGAATAGTTATTGACTCAGACCCGGAGGAAGAAACTGATGAACTAAAGTGGAAACTTTTACCATTAATTGATTCACTAAAATGA